One Leptolyngbya sp. SIO1E4 genomic window, GGCACAGCAGCAGGTTAACGGCAATAATAGCCGTTTGAAGTATTTTCTCTGTTGAATGAATCCGCCCTCAAACCTTCCCTTCTAGATCCTGCCCTCTCAACCCTCTAGGCACTTGTCGGCTTTTCTGGGAAGAGGACTCGCCCTCAGGGGGCAAAAACCGCCAGCCTTAAGCCCCAGTCCTGAAAAATGAAAAAGATTCCCTCAGTTTGTAACGGTTTGAAACATATAATGATGAAATAACCGTAAAGACAAGGCTGAAAACATTCTAGAGAGGAAGAGGCACTCATGCGAGTTGCGATCGCAGGCGGAGGACTAGCAGGGTTAGCCTGCGCAAAATATTTAGCTGATGCGGGGCACACTCCCATCGTTGTGGAAAGCCGAGAGGTGCTGGGCGGGCTAGTCGCAGCTTGGAAAGATGAAGACGGAGACTGGTACGAAACCGGGCTGCATGCATTTTTTGGTGCTTACCCCAATATGCTTCAGCTCATGGGTGAGCTAGATATCCTAGACCGCCTGCAGTGGAAAGAACACACCCTAATTTTTAATCAGCCAGAAAAGCCGGGGGTGTTATCTCGGTTTGACGTGCCTGATGTGCCAGCGCCCATCAACGTCATCCTCTCCATCTTGCGTAACAATGACATGCTGACGTGGAAGCAAAAGATTCGGTTTGCTATCGGTCTGCTGCCAGCCATTGTCCGAGGCCAGAAGTATGTCGAGGCCATGGACAAGTATAGTCTTTTGGAGTGGCTGCGCCTTCAGGGGGTTGATGAGCAAGTTAACACAGACATTTTTATCGCTGCATCTAAAGCCCTCACGTTTATCAATCCCGAAGATGTTTCTGCCACAGTGCCCCTCACGGCCCTGAATCGATTCCTGCAAGAGCGGTACGGCTCTAAAATCGCCTTTCTTGATGGCTCCCCCCCAGAGCGGCTCTGTCAACCCATTGTGGACTATGTGACTGAGCGCGGCGGTGAGGTGCATCTCAACAAACCCCTCAAGCAGATTCTGCTGAATCCTGACAGCACTGTACAAGGATTTTTGATTCGAGGTATTCACGGAGCGGCAGATGAAGTAATCACCGCAGATGCTTACGTCTCCGCACTCTCTGTGGATGTCATGAAGGTCTTGATGCCTGAACCTTGGAAAGGCATCAAGTTTTTCCAGAAAATGCAGGGGCTAGAAGGGGTGCCGGTGATTAATATTCACCTGTGGTTTGACCGCAAAATGACCGACATTGACCAGCTGCTATTTTCGCGATCGCCGCTGCTGAGCGTCTATGCCGATATGAGCAATACCTGTCGCGAGTATGCCAACCCTGATCGATCCATGCTGGAGCTGGTGCTTGCCCCCGCAAAAGACTGGATTGATAAACCTGATGAAGATATTTTGGCGGCCACCCTGGCAGAACTAGAACGCCTGTTCCCTCAACATCTCACGGGAGAGGCTCCCGCTCAGCTGCTTAAATCAAAAATTGTTAAAACACCGCGCTCAGTTTACACGGCCTCTCCAGGTCGCCAAGCTTGTCGTCCGGATCAAACAACCCCCATTGAGAATTTCTTCTTAGCGGGCAGTTACACCATGCAGCGTTACTTAGGCAGCATGGAAGGGGCCGTGCTTTCTGGTAAGCTAGCGGCGCAAGCCGTGAATCGTCAGGATTCGGCAAATTTGTCAGTGGCTGAGCCGGAGCGTCAACCTGCTTCGGTTTCTTAGAGAAACCCAGCGATGATAGTCGAATTGTCCTGGGTTTACCGTATTCTGTGAAAGGAAGCCAGTCGATCACTGGCGGCCTCAAAGCGCTGTAATCTGATATGTTTCGAGTTTCCAGCTTTAGAGATTGATGCTGCAATTGTCTAACTCGCCGCAGTTTAAGCAATTGGCTTCCGTGGAGGATGCCTATGAAATCTGCCGTCAGATTACAGCAGAGTATTCCAAAACATTTTATCTAGGCACCCTCCTGATGACCCCGGAGAAGCGCCGGGCTATCTGGGCGATTTATGTTTGGTGCCGCCGGACTGATGAGTTGGTGGATGGGCCTCAAGCGGCTCTGACGACGGAAGAAACCCTCGACCGTTGGGAAGAGCAACTTGAATCTCTTTTCCGAGGGCACCCCATTGATGAGACCGATGTGGCCCTGGTTGACACCCTCAATCGGTTTTCCCTAGACATTCAACCCTTCAAGGACATGATTGAGGGGCAGCGCATGGATCTTTACCGCTCGCGGTATGCCACCTTTGAAGAACTCGAACTCTATTGCTATCGAGTTGCGGGCACCGTCGGGTTAATGTCTACGACGGTGATGGGTATCGACTTTGAGCAGCACACAGCCCCCTGGCGACGGTATGGGCCGCTACCCAATCCAGCGAAGGAGGCTGTTGCCTTAGGGATTGCGAATCAGTTAACCAACATTCTGCGAGACGTGGGTGAAGATGCCCGTCGAAAGCGCATTTATCTACCCTTAGAAGATTTAGCCCTGTTTGATTACACCGAAGAAGACCTCATGAATGGGGTTATCGACGATCGCTGGCGAGCTCTGATGCAATTCGAGATCCAGCGGGCCCGGAAGTTCTATCGAGAAGCACAAACCGGCATCAGTCAGTTGAGTCCTGATGCTCGCTGGCCCGTTTGGTCGGCACAGGTGCTCTACAGCAAGATTTTGAGTGTGATTGAAGACAACGGCTACGACGTCTTCAATAAGCGAGCCTATGTGCCGACGCTCCAGAAGCTTTGGTGTCTCCCAGGAGCGCTCGTTCGCTCTCGGATGTTGTAAGAGCCCTGAGCGTGAAGCCCTATCAAAGCATCCCCATTCATGAGTGTGGTGAGCCGCTGGTGCCGCTTCCCCTTGAACAAATCTCTGTGGTGACGCCCCATCCCTATCAGGTGCTGGGGGCTCCTTACGGCGATCGCTCCCCTTACTGGCTGAGGGCCTCGGTTGCTGCCGCACTGCTACAGGCTCAGAGTGCACTCCAACAGGTACAGCCCGGCTGGCAGATTCAAATCTTTGATGCCTATCGTCCCATTGCCGTGCAGCGGTTTATGGTAGATTATACCGCCCACGAACTGGCGCGACAGCAAGGGCAGGTGTTTGAGCAGCTTTCTGATCGCGCACAGCAGGCTATTTGGGCCGAGGTCTATCAGTTTTGGGCCT contains:
- the pds gene encoding 15-cis-phytoene desaturase — protein: MRVAIAGGGLAGLACAKYLADAGHTPIVVESREVLGGLVAAWKDEDGDWYETGLHAFFGAYPNMLQLMGELDILDRLQWKEHTLIFNQPEKPGVLSRFDVPDVPAPINVILSILRNNDMLTWKQKIRFAIGLLPAIVRGQKYVEAMDKYSLLEWLRLQGVDEQVNTDIFIAASKALTFINPEDVSATVPLTALNRFLQERYGSKIAFLDGSPPERLCQPIVDYVTERGGEVHLNKPLKQILLNPDSTVQGFLIRGIHGAADEVITADAYVSALSVDVMKVLMPEPWKGIKFFQKMQGLEGVPVINIHLWFDRKMTDIDQLLFSRSPLLSVYADMSNTCREYANPDRSMLELVLAPAKDWIDKPDEDILAATLAELERLFPQHLTGEAPAQLLKSKIVKTPRSVYTASPGRQACRPDQTTPIENFFLAGSYTMQRYLGSMEGAVLSGKLAAQAVNRQDSANLSVAEPERQPASVS
- a CDS encoding phytoene synthase encodes the protein MLQLSNSPQFKQLASVEDAYEICRQITAEYSKTFYLGTLLMTPEKRRAIWAIYVWCRRTDELVDGPQAALTTEETLDRWEEQLESLFRGHPIDETDVALVDTLNRFSLDIQPFKDMIEGQRMDLYRSRYATFEELELYCYRVAGTVGLMSTTVMGIDFEQHTAPWRRYGPLPNPAKEAVALGIANQLTNILRDVGEDARRKRIYLPLEDLALFDYTEEDLMNGVIDDRWRALMQFEIQRARKFYREAQTGISQLSPDARWPVWSAQVLYSKILSVIEDNGYDVFNKRAYVPTLQKLWCLPGALVRSRML
- a CDS encoding D-alanyl-D-alanine dipeptidase, producing MKPYQSIPIHECGEPLVPLPLEQISVVTPHPYQVLGAPYGDRSPYWLRASVAAALLQAQSALQQVQPGWQIQIFDAYRPIAVQRFMVDYTAHELARQQGQVFEQLSDRAQQAIWAEVYQFWALPSDDPSTPPPHSTGAAVDITLIDADGQPVDMGSPIDEVSPRSHPDYFQPFSDAICQRIHRHRCQLRQVLSAAGFRQHPNEWWHFSQGDQLWAWLLSQESGQPHTARYG